From the genome of Flavobacterium luteolum, one region includes:
- the bla-B1-FLAV gene encoding subclass B1 metallo-beta-lactamase — protein sequence MRKLASIVLFLAVVSNSFGQSKNSPLQISHLTGDFYVYKTFHYYNGILISANAMYLVTDKGVVLFDAPWDKTQFQPLLDSIKTKHNIEVVMLFGTHSHEDRAGGFDFYRKKGIKTYSIKLTDDILKEKNEPRAEFIIPNDTVFTVGQYKFEVYYPGKGHAPDNIVAWFAKDKILYGGCFIKSQEAKDLGYLGDADVKEWERSIKKVQSKFKNPKYVIPGHDGGTTNKSINHTLELVKEYNLSKNASLKTGQK from the coding sequence ATGCGAAAATTAGCTTCGATAGTTTTATTCTTAGCAGTAGTTTCAAACAGCTTTGGACAATCTAAGAATTCGCCATTACAAATAAGTCATCTAACAGGTGACTTTTATGTTTATAAAACATTTCATTATTACAATGGAATATTAATTTCTGCCAATGCTATGTATCTAGTTACAGATAAAGGTGTTGTGCTTTTTGATGCGCCTTGGGATAAAACACAGTTTCAGCCTTTATTGGATAGTATAAAAACAAAACACAATATAGAAGTTGTAATGCTTTTTGGCACACATTCTCATGAAGATCGTGCAGGCGGATTTGATTTTTACAGAAAAAAAGGAATCAAAACCTATTCAATTAAATTGACAGATGATATTCTGAAAGAAAAGAATGAGCCAAGAGCTGAATTTATAATTCCAAATGATACTGTATTTACAGTTGGGCAATATAAATTTGAAGTATATTATCCAGGTAAAGGACATGCGCCGGATAATATTGTAGCGTGGTTTGCTAAAGATAAAATTCTTTATGGCGGATGTTTTATAAAAAGTCAAGAAGCAAAAGATTTGGGATATTTAGGAGATGCAGATGTTAAAGAATGGGAGAGATCAATAAAAAAGGTTCAGTCGAAATTTAAAAATCCAAAATACGTTATTCCTGGACACGATGGTGGAACAACGAATAAATCTATAAATCATACTTTGGAGCTGGTGAAGGAATATAATCTTTCAAAAAATGCTTCTCTTAAAACCGGTCAGAAATAA
- the priA gene encoding replication restart helicase PriA, whose product MYFIEVILPLSLAKTFTYSISEAEYHFIKKGMRVAVPFGKNKIYTGLVLDVHENAPTLYEAKEIHQILDEKPIATEIQIKHWLWIADYYMCGIGDVYRGAFPSGLLLESETIISHKPDVVVNDSELSDDEFLIYEALHHQSSLKVQEIASILNKKNILPILQKLIAKDIIFLEEEIKETYKPKLVRYVKLHSKYESDSGLEKLLAALKNANKQREIVLAYFQISASEKKPITVKKLIEVSNAGSAAVKSLVEKEIFEEYYLQQDRIIFNGEKSEKELQLSEAQENAFSGIKNSFSEKEVCLLHGVTSSGKTEIYIKQIEEYLETGKQVLYLLPEIALTTQLVSRLRLHFGDRVAVFHSKYSNNERVEVWRQTLENSPKAQIVIGARSALFLPFNDLGLLIVDEEHEQTFKQTDPAPRYHARDAAIVLANFHKAKVLLGSATPSIETYFNTQNNKYGLVTLSERYKNVRLPEVVLVDIKDKHFRKRMTGHFSDLLIEEIAESLSLGEQVILFQNRRGYSPIIECLTCGHVPHCQQCDVSLTYHKHKNQLRCHYCGYSIAKPTNCHSCSSIDLTTKGFGTEQIEQELSSLFPKAKTARMDQDTTRGKFGFEKIIDAFKNREIDILVGTQMLAKGLDFDNVGLVGIMNADNMLHHPDFRAFERSFQMMTQVAGRAGRSEKQGKVVIQTYNPNHNTIQQVTNHNYIGMYKEQLYDRLIYKYPPYFRIIKLTLKHKDFDKLKEGAMWLYQVLNQNLGIPVLGPEEPAISRIRNEYIRTILIKIPQNLHLGNTKKTIQKMLNSFEAVAQYRAIKVVINVDFY is encoded by the coding sequence ATGTATTTCATCGAAGTTATTTTACCACTTTCCTTAGCAAAGACTTTTACTTATAGTATTTCTGAGGCCGAATATCATTTCATTAAAAAAGGAATGCGTGTTGCGGTGCCTTTTGGTAAAAATAAAATATATACGGGGCTTGTTTTGGATGTTCATGAAAATGCTCCGACATTATATGAAGCAAAAGAAATCCATCAGATTTTAGATGAAAAACCGATCGCAACCGAAATTCAGATTAAACACTGGCTTTGGATTGCAGATTATTATATGTGTGGCATTGGTGATGTGTATCGCGGAGCATTTCCAAGCGGATTATTGCTGGAAAGTGAAACAATTATTTCGCATAAACCCGATGTTGTGGTCAACGACAGCGAACTTTCTGACGATGAGTTTTTGATTTATGAGGCATTACATCATCAGAGTTCTTTAAAAGTTCAGGAAATTGCTTCTATTTTAAATAAAAAAAATATACTTCCAATTCTGCAAAAACTGATTGCGAAAGATATTATATTTTTAGAGGAAGAAATAAAAGAAACGTACAAGCCAAAGTTGGTTCGTTATGTTAAACTGCATTCAAAATACGAATCGGATAGTGGTTTGGAAAAATTGCTGGCAGCATTAAAAAATGCCAACAAACAAAGGGAAATTGTTTTGGCTTATTTTCAGATTAGTGCTTCTGAAAAAAAGCCTATTACAGTAAAAAAACTCATAGAAGTTTCAAATGCAGGTTCGGCAGCTGTAAAGTCTTTAGTTGAAAAGGAAATATTTGAAGAGTATTATTTACAGCAGGATCGTATTATATTTAATGGTGAAAAATCAGAAAAAGAATTACAGCTGAGTGAAGCTCAAGAAAATGCTTTTTCTGGAATAAAGAATAGTTTTTCAGAAAAAGAAGTGTGTCTGCTTCACGGCGTAACTTCGAGCGGAAAAACAGAAATTTATATAAAGCAGATTGAAGAGTATTTGGAAACTGGAAAGCAGGTTTTGTATCTGTTGCCAGAAATAGCGCTTACGACACAGCTGGTTTCTAGATTGCGCCTTCATTTTGGCGATAGAGTCGCTGTTTTTCATTCAAAATACAGTAATAATGAAAGAGTTGAGGTTTGGAGGCAAACGCTTGAAAATTCGCCGAAAGCTCAAATTGTAATAGGAGCAAGATCGGCTTTGTTTTTGCCTTTTAATGACCTAGGATTATTAATTGTTGACGAAGAACATGAGCAGACTTTTAAGCAGACTGATCCAGCGCCAAGATATCATGCAAGAGATGCCGCAATAGTTTTGGCTAATTTTCATAAAGCTAAAGTATTATTAGGTTCAGCAACACCTAGCATTGAAACCTATTTTAATACGCAAAATAATAAATACGGATTGGTAACTCTTTCTGAGCGTTACAAAAATGTGCGTTTGCCTGAAGTGGTTTTAGTTGATATAAAGGACAAGCATTTCAGAAAAAGAATGACAGGGCATTTTAGTGATCTTTTAATTGAAGAAATTGCCGAGTCATTGTCATTGGGCGAGCAGGTTATTTTATTTCAAAATAGGAGAGGATATTCGCCTATAATTGAATGTTTAACCTGTGGGCATGTTCCGCATTGCCAACAGTGCGATGTGAGTCTAACATATCATAAGCATAAAAATCAGCTTCGTTGTCATTATTGCGGATATTCGATTGCAAAACCTACTAATTGTCATAGCTGTTCAAGTATAGATTTAACTACAAAAGGTTTTGGTACAGAACAGATAGAGCAGGAGTTATCTTCACTTTTTCCTAAAGCGAAAACAGCCAGAATGGATCAAGATACTACTCGAGGTAAATTTGGTTTTGAAAAGATAATAGATGCGTTTAAAAATCGTGAAATTGATATTTTGGTTGGTACACAAATGCTAGCCAAAGGACTTGATTTTGATAATGTGGGCTTGGTTGGAATCATGAATGCTGACAATATGCTTCATCATCCCGATTTTAGGGCTTTTGAGCGTAGTTTTCAAATGATGACGCAAGTCGCTGGAAGAGCAGGAAGATCTGAAAAACAAGGAAAAGTTGTAATTCAGACTTACAATCCGAATCATAATACAATTCAGCAAGTTACAAACCATAATTATATAGGTATGTATAAAGAGCAGTTGTATGATAGGTTGATCTATAAATATCCACCTTATTTTAGAATTATAAAGCTTACGTTAAAGCACAAAGATTTTGATAAACTAAAAGAAGGAGCGATGTGGCTGTATCAGGTTTTGAATCAAAATCTAGGAATACCAGTTTTAGGTCCAGAAGAACCTGCAATAAGCAGAATACGAAATGAATATATTAGAACCATATTAATTAAGATTCCGCAAAATCTTCATTTAGGGAATACAAAAAAAACTATCCAGAAAATGCTGAATAGTTTTGAAGCTGTGGCTCAATATAGAGCTATAAAAGTTGTGATTAATGTAGATTTCTACTAA
- a CDS encoding LytR/AlgR family response regulator transcription factor has translation MKLNCVVVDDSSIQRTIIAKLVNNHPGLHLIGDFSNAIEAKSCISLNNIDLIFLDIEMPVINGFDFLDGLKSKPQIIFITSKAEYALKAFDYDATDYLQKPIAVDRFNASVKRAIDMHLLKKDIKEEEGEHIFIKSNLKKLKIFTSKIKWIEAFGDYVRVVTEDDSNLVLSTMKSFENDLSKDKFIRVHKSYIINIDKVERFNSKFAEIGITKIPLSRNKKEDLVKALSTSS, from the coding sequence ATGAAACTAAACTGTGTTGTTGTAGATGATAGTTCTATACAAAGGACAATTATTGCCAAATTGGTAAATAATCACCCAGGCTTGCATTTAATCGGGGATTTTTCTAATGCAATTGAAGCAAAAAGTTGTATCTCATTAAATAATATCGATTTAATATTTCTTGATATAGAAATGCCAGTTATTAACGGCTTTGATTTCCTAGACGGATTAAAATCAAAACCGCAGATTATATTTATCACTTCTAAAGCCGAATATGCTTTAAAAGCTTTCGACTATGATGCTACCGACTATCTTCAAAAACCTATTGCAGTGGATCGTTTTAACGCCTCTGTAAAAAGAGCAATTGATATGCATTTGCTTAAAAAAGATATCAAAGAAGAAGAAGGAGAACATATATTCATCAAAAGTAATCTAAAAAAACTTAAAATCTTTACTTCAAAAATAAAATGGATTGAAGCTTTTGGAGATTATGTAAGAGTAGTAACTGAGGACGATAGTAATCTGGTTCTTTCTACTATGAAATCTTTTGAAAATGATTTATCAAAAGACAAGTTTATCCGTGTCCACAAATCATATATTATCAATATAGATAAAGTTGAACGTTTCAATAGTAAATTTGCCGAAATAGGCATCACCAAAATACCTTTAAGCCGTAATAAAAAAGAAGATCTTGTAAAAGCACTTTCAACTTCTTCTTAA
- the rpsF gene encoding 30S ribosomal protein S6 encodes MNHYETVFILNPVLSEVQVKETVTKFEEFLTSRGAEMVSKEDWGLKKMAYEIQNKKSGFYHLFEFKVAGEVLLAFETEFRRDERVMRFLTVSLDKHAISWAERRRAKLKSTKA; translated from the coding sequence ATGAATCATTATGAAACTGTTTTCATTTTAAATCCCGTTTTATCTGAGGTTCAGGTGAAGGAAACAGTAACGAAATTTGAAGAATTTCTTACTAGTAGAGGAGCTGAAATGGTATCGAAAGAGGATTGGGGTCTTAAAAAAATGGCTTACGAAATCCAAAACAAAAAAAGTGGTTTTTATCACTTATTCGAATTCAAAGTAGCTGGAGAAGTTCTTTTAGCTTTTGAAACTGAATTCAGACGTGATGAAAGAGTTATGCGTTTCTTAACTGTAAGTTTAGATAAACATGCTATTTCATGGGCTGAGAGAAGAAGAGCAAAATTAAAATCTACTAAAGCGTAA
- the rpsR gene encoding 30S ribosomal protein S18: MSTIEQSAKGKKDGDIRYLTPLNIETNKTKKYCRFKKSGIKYIDYKDADFLLKFVNEQGKILPRRLTGTSLKYQRKVSVAVKRARHLALMPYVADLLK, from the coding sequence ATGTCTACAATCGAGCAATCTGCAAAAGGAAAAAAAGACGGAGATATCAGATATTTAACGCCTTTAAACATTGAAACTAACAAAACTAAAAAGTATTGCCGTTTCAAAAAATCAGGAATCAAATACATCGATTATAAAGATGCTGATTTCTTATTGAAATTCGTTAACGAGCAAGGAAAAATTCTTCCTCGTCGTTTAACTGGAACTTCATTAAAATACCAAAGAAAAGTTTCTGTAGCTGTAAAAAGAGCTCGTCACTTAGCTTTAATGCCATACGTGGCCGATTTATTAAAATAG
- the rplI gene encoding 50S ribosomal protein L9 encodes MEIILKQDVQNLGFKDDVVSVKPGYGRNFLIPQGFATLATPSAKKVLAENLKQRAHKEAKVVADAKSLAEAIKALEIKISAKAGGEKLFGSITNIDIAEALEKSGNAIDRKFITSGIVKRTGKYSASIRLHRDVIVELPYEIVAEK; translated from the coding sequence ATGGAAATTATTTTAAAACAAGACGTACAAAACTTAGGATTTAAAGATGATGTAGTATCTGTAAAGCCTGGTTACGGTCGTAACTTTTTAATTCCTCAAGGTTTTGCTACTTTAGCAACTCCTTCTGCTAAAAAAGTTTTAGCTGAAAACCTAAAACAAAGAGCACACAAAGAAGCTAAAGTTGTTGCTGATGCTAAATCATTGGCTGAAGCAATTAAAGCTCTTGAAATTAAAATTTCTGCAAAAGCTGGTGGAGAGAAACTTTTTGGTTCTATCACAAACATCGACATTGCTGAAGCTTTAGAAAAATCTGGAAACGCTATCGACAGAAAATTCATCACTAGTGGTATCGTAAAACGTACTGGAAAATACAGTGCAAGTATCCGTTTACACAGAGATGTAATTGTTGAGTTACCATACGAAATTGTTGCTGAAAAGTAA